The genomic DNA CTActcctttcatcatttttatgTTATAGCTCTGATTAGATCAACATACTATATTACATCATTAGAACTCTACAAGGCTATTTTGAACTGAATCATTTCTTATGAAAATTGGCTTTTCTTGTGCTGCCCAGTATTTCATGACCCCTAAAGGCTAAtaaactttctgttttatttgctttgttttctctgtACTCATCATTAAGTTAAATCCAGACTCTCTTCAAATTATGGAAGTATTCTTTCAGTCCATTCAAACACAGatattcatttactttattgtctTTGGATCTTCAGAGCTGCTCCAGTCTGCTTGTGATCTTTACTCCCCATCAGCTTTGCCCTTTGTCTCTGTATTGTACTGATTTCCTGgatcctgtgttttctttttcttcttctttggtttATATACTCGCTTTTGGTGGAGTAAACCCTCAAGTAGTTCCCTGAGAAAAGGTGCACAGAAGTAAAATTGTGAGACCTTGCATGTGTGGAGAGGTCTTTAGTCAGCTTGCTCATTCAGCTGATAGTTtggctgggtatagaattctatgTTGGAAATGATTTTCCCTCAGAATTTTGTAAGTAGTAGCCtccattatctttcaggattctTATCTTTGGTAAGTGATCtggatttttaataaaattccagAGGTTTTCAGGACTTTCTCATTGTCCCTACTGTTCCAAAATCTTATGGCGATATGCCTTCTGGTAGTGTGTTTTCATTCATTGTCTGGGAAATCATCTTTTCAATCTGGAAGATTTTGGTTTCTAAATTGTTGATACTTTTGTCctattttccatgtttttctctTCCTAGAACTTCTAAAATTTGGATATTAGTCTTCCCAGACTGAGCCTCCCATTGCCTTGTCTTGCTATTTTCAATgcattttgcttttctcctgGTTTCTGAGAAATTCATTTATCTTTATGTATCAATTTTCctaatgaattttaatttatattattaccATAGCTTTAACTTCAAAGctctctatactgttttctagattaaaaaaaaataaaccttgttTTTTTCAAGTAACCAATAGTGCCTTTTATATAGGTCTCTAaggataaattttttttattttcctttttcatattaaaggattttttataaaagaaataaactgagctGTCTGCTCCCAtttaatgcatgcatgctcagttgctaagttgtgttcaactctttgcaaccccatgaactgtagcccaccaggctcctctaactgtagaattttccaggcaagaatactggagtgggttgccatttccttctccagggtatcttcccaactcaaggagtgaacctgcatctcctgcactggcaggtggattcttcaccactgagccaccagggaagccccaagtataCTCTATATCTATCGCCTTCTATCAGCATTGGGCACCATACTATTTTTGTCAGATACCTTTCTGTTTCCCTTTAAAAACCATCCCCAATGACACTATCCTAATGTTGTAGCAAGTAATGCCTCCAACAGCAATTTTCTTGGTTGACTTTTGTGAAttagataaaatacatttaaacgtTTGAAATCATGAAGCTAAGAGTAGGGTATTCCCTGACATCACCACCATTCTGGGTGGTGAAGTAGAATGGTTAAGGACATGGGTTCTGGCCCAATcacttagctgtgtgaccctgggaaagtttttcatttctctgtgtttATCAGGGGGCTTCTGTGGCTGTCTTGTGTTTCCGGACCACATACCCAGTGACCCTCTCAGTTAACTGCTTTCCGAGCTCAGCAGTGGGTAGACCCTCCTCAACACTCTGTTCTCTTTTGCTCCCTCATAACTCTTGTAAGCTTAGCTCTGTATGATCTCAGCCCTGTTCTCAGGAGTTTCATCCTCAACTTGTGCCCTCTACTCGGCCACCTGCTCTTCAGAGCGTGTATTTTTGCAAAGTCTTTCTGGTATCTGCCATGACAAGGTCCTCCCCTGAGCCACCTGCCACGGCTCCCTGCTTTCTTTCCCGGCAAGCTCTTCCAGTCATTAGGCATCACTGCTGATATTTGGAGTCTGTACATTTTCTGTCTCTTAGTGTTCCTGACCGTGGGGTTTACAAGGTCCCTAGCCCCTTTTCTCTGTGTCACTCTATGCAGTTCCCAGGAGCAGGGAAGATGTTTGGATCTGAGCTGTGGCCATGTTCGTTTGGGGAACTGAATTCCAGAATTTATTTAAGAATGCTTTTAACAGGTATCTTTACATGGCTTGTCTGTCTGAAATAAGGTATCTCAGCATAGTTCAAATCTTGTTTTAACGCATCTGGTGTAACAAACTGATCCTCTGTAATTTCTtcaatccattttattttaaacatgccAACCATGAACTCCTGTTGCTACCATGCACAGAGGGAAGCTTTTGTTGGTATGGGTCTGTGGCTGGTTTGTCCCCAGCTTTGTAGACAGAGCCCAGAGCACTGGACCAATACCATGCAGTCATAGACAGCTCCCTTTTGCTTCCCTGGAGAATGGTTCTAACCCATCACCTCACACTGTGGACCCCCTACTCTCAATCTCTCTTAACAGAAGAAAGTGGAAATCCAAAGATGCGAACCTCCCCagtccctcttcctcctgcttaAAGTCTCATCTGTGGTGGCAGTtgtcctgccctctgcccacATCCAAAAAGAGACATTCTTCCTCTCCAAGGCCACAGTCTATTTCCTCTGgcattccttttcatttcttacaCAAGTTCTTAAAACCTCACCGGTCATCACTGTCTCCTCTTGCTTCTTTCACAGATAAACTCACTTCTTTTATCCTAAAAGTAAAGTCAACCAAACCAGCAATCGCAAAACACTTCTGTGCATCTCACCCCCTCTTAAGGTTTCTGCTTCTCCCTTCTGCCTCAACAATCCAAGCATAGCTTCTGTATCAAGCTGTTGCTTAAAGTGGTGTTGTTAAAGGCAAGTCAACTTTGTCCTAATGACCTCATCCAGTCACTTCATTCTTTAAAGACCAAGCACAGCTCCTACAtcatagagacatcactttgccgacaaaggtccatatagttacagctatggttttcccattagtcatgtatgggtgtaagagttggaccataaagaacactaagcgccaaagaattgatgcttttgaactgtggtgttggagaagactcttgagagtcctttggattgcaaggagctcaaaccaggcaatcctaaaggaaatcaactctgaatattcattagaaggacttatgctgaagctccaatacgttggccatctgatgcaaagagccaactcattggaaaagaccctgatgctgggaaagactgagggcaagaggagaagtgggtggcaaaggatgagatggttggatagcatcactgacccaatggatatgagtttgagtgaactctgggagacagtgaaggacagggaagcctggcgtgctgcagtccatgggatcgcaaagtgtTGAAcccaacttagctactgaacagcagTAGCTCCTACCTAAAGCCCTTGCTGAAAGTGTTGTTGCTGAACAGAAGTCAACTTTGCCCTAAAAACCGGGTTCAGTCACCTCATTGTTCTAAATCCATCTACCAGCAACCATGGCCTTGATTTCTAGGATGGGAATCTGGTTCTCCTTGTCTGCTTTCCTCCATCCCAATGTTAAATTTTACTATTTCTCAAGGTTATTATTTCTTCTCACATCGTGTAATCTTTCCTTGTTGTCTCATGCAGATAACTGGAAAAGGGACCCAGTTCAGAAGTATTTTAGCAAAATTATACAAGTTCAAAATATCACAAGAAATCATTTAACATATTATTCCTACAAAACTAAATTTATCTCAGTTTGAGAGTTGTATGTGTGAAGGTCATTAGAAACAAGTAAGtttttggaggaggaaggaaaattaatctttttaaaaaaaaatgtgttcactTATGTAGTATGGGAACAAAATTAACTATTAGTAGTTTAAATTTAGGTGGTGGGTATGGAGCATGTTATTTGAGTATCAAAAATTTTGGCATTTTCTAATTCAGTTCTGTTTTGGAAAACCTGGTTTTACAAATAACAAATCTGAAAAAGTGCAGTACCATGGAACTGTTACAGTAAGCACAGTAGCTGTGAAAGCAAAACATAACCCTGTAAAGAGATAAGGTAGGTCCTAGAACCAccagggggcttctctggtggctcagccataaagaatctggctgccaatgcaggagaccctgattccatccctgggtccagaagattaggaagatcccctagaggaggaaatgactacccactccagtattcttgcctaggaaatcccatggataggggagcctggtggcctacagtccatggggtcagcaaagagtcagacactacttagggactcaacaacaacaacaaatacaaagaatagccatttaaatgaaaacaagagTTATGAGCTGCTGTCCTCTTTGTTGGGGTTGCAGacaactatttttctttctttttttttttttttacaatttattcAGGAATACCTGttactgcctggaggagggcatggcaacccactccagtattcttgcctggagaagcccatggacagaggagcctggccggctgtagtccatgaggtagcaaaagagtcggacacgacttcgcgACTAAATAACGACAAAGAGCACCACGACCACTCTACGGTTTGTCTTAGAAAAAGCATTCGAGATAAAGGGAGTTTTTTAGggactttattttctaaaaatccaTCCTACCTATATGATTTTTTCCCCCGCTAAATCTTCACTTCGTTAAAAACGATCAGAAACAAAGACAGACGCTTATCTGGATCCAGTCTCGAGTCCTCCCAGCTCCTCTTTCAAAGCGTGGAGGTCCCCCAAGAGAAGTTCTGCGCTCGGCCTCTCGGGAGCAAGGGCCGCCCAGCAGCGCTGGACAATGCCCGCCAGCGTCTTCCTGGGGACCGAGTCGGTGAAGATGGGTGCCCGGAGGGCGGGCCGGAGGTGGTAGGCCACCACGGCGTAGAGCACGTGCTGCCGCTCCCCCGAGAAGGGCGCCTCCCGCGTGCTCATCTGCCAGAGGGTGATGGCGAAGGAGTAGATGTCGGCCTTGGGTGTAACAGGCTCTCCTTTGAGGAGCTCCGGGGCTCGGTGAGTGTAGGTGCCACCCAGGTGGTGAGGCGTTCGCGGGCTCCGCAGGTCATCCAGCCTCGCGGAGCAGCCGAAGTCCCCGATCTTGCAGACGTCCTGCTCACTGATGAGGATGTTGGCCGGCTTGAGGTCCAAGTGCACAATGCTTTGCGCGTGGAGGAACAGCAGGCCGCTGACCACGTCTAGGGAGTACTTTAGACACCTCTCCAAGCCCAGCTGCATGCCTGAGTCCCCGGGGCAGCCGGTGGGGCCGTAGATGACCTGGTGCAAGGTGATATTGCCCCCGAACTCCATGATGACAGTCCCCAGGCTGTCAAAACCCGGGGGCGGGTGCGTGCTGGCCGCCAGCACGCGCACGATGTTAGCATGGCACAGCCGGGCCGCGTTGAGCTCGGCCCAGAAGCTGCGCCTTGACGCCCGCGGGTTCTTGGAGCACCGGCTCACCTGCTTGACGGCCACGCGCACGCCGTGGTAGGTGGCCTCGTACACCGAGCCAAAGCCACCCGCGCCCAGCCTCCGTAGCAGACACACCTGCTCCCAGTCGATGGAACACCAGGCCAGCCGGCGCCGGAGGCGCCGGGCCCGCGGCGGGATGCGACCCAAGAGTTCGCAGGGGCTGCTGCAGGGCCGCGAGTCCCCCGACGACGGCGAGAGGTCGCCGGGCAGGTGAGGGCGCCGCGGGAGGGGCGAGGGCATCTCTCCTGCAGCGCGGACCCCGCGGGGGCGCAGGTGAGCCGGCCTGGAACAGGGGACCCCGCCGGCCTGCAGGCATCACTGGAGGCTGCCCCTGCGCTCCACCCCGTTGTTTGtctcctctgccttcatcttccccAAAGGAGCCACATCTGTGCGATTCCTTAGCGAGGACTTTTATCAGCTGGGGAAACCATCTGAACGCAGGCAGCACCACAACCCCATTCAGATGAAGGCATTTCCCTTGGGCACTTACAGTGAATTCTTATAAAACAAGCCCTGGAAGAGGGTTCACCGGATAAACAGTTGGACTTGCCCCAGGAATCACCCCTCTTCTACAAGTTCTTTAATTATTATAAAGTaggcttccccccacccctccccctccaagTCTCATCCACTGGGCGTCATCGGTCCTCAGATCACAATAGTGCAATGAAATTTTTTTCACACTTTGCAGGCTATAATGATTGTCAGTTTATTCTCCAGCTGCATTAAATCACTTCCAGCAGTTATTGGCAGAAAGAGTTGAAACATGAACAGCTGACACTTGTTGAACCGATTACAGGGAAAATTAGGTGCAACGTTCACAGAGGGATGAAAAATGGTAAGCTGAAAGTGATCGATCCAAACAGAATCGCTGATACAGGTCACAGCACAAATACTCTGAGTtcacaagggaaaagaaaattctcTGACACCCCATTCAGCTGATAGAGCAGATTAGCAAGACTGCTTAGCAACATACGGAGTCCTTAGCAGTCCTTGGGGTCCATGGCTGTCTGGCGCACCCAGTAAGCTCACTTGCAGAAGAGATTCTAGACTTCACAGCAAATAAGTTACAGAAGTTCTGAAGCAGAGttagaggaggaaaaagaatgaaaatgattcAGAGCCACAACCAGAGTGTCAAATAATAACAAATAGGAGAGAATCCTAGGAGAggaaaaatctgaagaaataaagagagtCACAGTCATATACTGTTCCTCCATATATTGTGGAAAATCAGATGTTGAAATTAAATCCAGGGTCTTGCTGTTCAGCCGTGAGTTCTtctgttctaatttttatttttaaaaaaagacagttttCATTTCATACCTTTGGGGAAAAAACCAACATTAACACCCTGTTCATGAAAAAACACAGGAAGATGTTAGGATCTACCTTTTGAAAAGTCAAATGGTAAAGTTCTATCTTGACTTTATTTCTGCACTTAGAGCACATAGGTGATGTGTAAACACATTTTTCTGATGATGGGTCTATGCTTCTGAAGTATATTTGTTCCAAGAAGATATGTTAATAAACAGTCCATTTACATAAGCTATTGGAAGTCTTCTGAACCCTAGAATAAGATTTCTATTCTATATTACCCCTGTGACTTACCATGTGATATCATGTGTAATATTTGACCTGTTTGAGCCTCAgtctttttatttaagaaatcaggataatcattaaaataaacttCTAAATTTTGGAACAAAATTTGGGGAGCCCTATCTGGAgtaatggagcttccctggtggctgagacaataaagaatctacctacaatgccagagacctggatttgatccctgggtagggaagatcccctgcagaagggaatggcaacccactccagtattcttgcctggagaatttatggacagaggagcctggtgggctacagtctatggggtcacaaagagtcagaaaagactgagcaactaacactatctggagtaataacaacaaaaatctaaaaaCTGTAAACTATTAAATATTATAGTAAAAATGCAGATATGTCAAACCTGAAATATAAAGAGGATAACAGTGAATAGAGTAAGAAAGTACAATTATATTCTATAATAAGTATATATTGCAGAATCTATTTCATTGCTGTCACATAGTAGGAATTACACTCTAGGGCTCTGAAACTGTTATATGATATCAGAAATGCTGTGGAGATTGGCCAAATGAGAGCAGTAGAGTGCCTTAACTTGAGCATTACACATAATGCAAAATGATGTGACTTTCTATAAtgtaatctttattattttaaagataataaatagCATAAGCTACTTATTCTTCACAATTTGACTgtattatttacataaaatataaggtaataataaaaatatggtaCTCTACCCATTCACAAACCCTGAGTTCATTAGATCCATCATCTGCCAATCTGCCCAAGAGTATTTAACTGGATATTCAGTCCCTCAGGCCAGATGGCCTGGATTTCTTGCCCCTAAGttccctcatctgcaaagtgaagAACATATGCCTATCTCAGGATCATATAGCTATCTCTTATGTGAAGATTAAGAGAGTTCCAATTACTTAGATCAGGGCCTGCTAATTATTATTTATGAAACTCATAAAATGTATTATGGGATTATACCAATAAGATCTATTACACAGTATTGGTCTGGGGggggtttgtgtttgttttttaaaaaatgataccacAGTGTGGATtttatttgattgtttttttttttttttttttagtatttatttactcGGGTGCTCatgatcttttgttgtggcacacagactctctacTTGCcccacgtgggcttagttgccccacagcatgtgggatcttagttcccaaactagggatcaaacccatgcccccaccAATCCTCCAGTCTGGAGGAGGACCCCAATTATTAGAAGGTCTTTAGGGCTTGTTGAGATGGGGAAGCTGGGATACAGTCTCAATGGGCCATGTTTAGGcaggaaatggagaaagaacCTTCTGGAGGGCTTCCTCTCAATATTTCCCTCCCTGTGTTTACTGAGGTTTGGGCCACTTTCTCAGTAGCTTATATCAgagctttctctcccttttcctagcatcaggatcttttccaatgagtcggctcttcacatcaggtggccaaagtattgtatcttcagcttcagtattagtccttccaatgaatattcagggttgatttcccttgggactgactggtttgatctccttgcagtccaaaggactctcaagagtcttctccagcaccacaattcgaaaataTCAATGGATATGTGGGTTTTTTTCAGTATGTACGTTCTACAATACTATACAAGTCACGGTTGAATCTGAGGATGTGAAACCTCAGTTATGGAGGGACAACTGTaaagttatatgtggattttGAACTGCTTGGGGGTCAGTGTCCCTGACCCCATGTGGTCCAAGGGTTAAATGTCTATGTTGCCTTATTCACAGAAACATTTGATTTCAGGCTTTTGTATGTCTCAGATCActattgtataatttttaaaaattatttatgtgtcttttttatttttggctgcagtgggtcttagttgctatgagtgggctttctctagttgctgtgcatgggctcattgtggtggcttctcttgtttcagtgcacaggctccagggcagacaggcttcagtagttgcagcaccaGGCTAGTGGAATAGTTGCTCCACAGTGgaaccttcccaaaccagggattgaacccatgtcccctgcattggcaggtgggttctaactactgtaccaccaggggagtacagtattatattatataaactgTGTCAGGGGACCAATCGACTGGAGGCTGATTTGGGATTTATATGTCCCAATTAATATCACCACGTTCCAAAGACCATTAATTTACAGATTACCAGAAAAGAATAGCACGGTCTCTTCCACTATTGAGTGTAATCCCATGTGACCTCGCTCTCGCCTGCAGGCGATAATGTCCAATTATATGACCAGATGTTATTAATAACTGGCCTTGGTATTGGTCCCCACATTCAGCCCAACCCAAGGAAGGAGGTGGCCACACAGTAATCTGCCCCAGATGACCCCATAGGAGATAGCAGGCATCCTGTACCTTGTGTCATTTTCCACAATGGTGTTGAGCTGGCACATTAGCAAGCTTGTTCGTCCAGATGAAGTGGAATCGTGGCTCCAACTTTGAACAACACAGCTAAAGTCAGAAGAAGCAGGGTCCAGGAAGCATGGTAGAAGATATGAAATTACTATAAACCTTCATTTTGAATGGCTTCAGGTTTGAGGTAGTCCTCTGTTCAGTTCTATGTTTCCAGTACTTTTAACTTATACTTTCTTATTATTTGGTTTGTTTCTTGCATAATTAACCTACACTCTGTTTTCCATGTATGTTCAACCccatggtggtgctagtggtaaagaatcctcctgccaatgcaggagatggggattcagtccctgagttggggactatcccctggagaaggaaatggcaacccactccagtattcttgcctgggaaatcccatggacagaggagcctggtgggctccagtccatggggtcgcaaaagagttggacacccctGAGCACAGATGAGCACGTCAATATATTATCAATGTGATGGCTCATTATAATACTTGGATCTACTGTAGGACATAAGCTTAAATTCCATGGCACCATGTTATGACATAAACTAGGGAGTGAATACATCAGATTATCATTGCTTTCAGTGGTGCTCAGGGAGAGAAGTTGCATTAGCTGGATTCATAAAAGCTTATAAAAATTAGGGGGATTTAGGGTAATCTTTCAATACAGAAACAAAATGAGGCATAGCATTGACACAGCAGGGACAGCCTCATTCAATTTACTATAATCCATGGTTAACCACTGTATTAGTTAGGCTTCTTAGGTTCCCCCAAAGTAGTGGAAACCAACTTAAGCAAGGAGAAGTTTATTGGAGAGATTTTGCAGGATCACAGACTTGGGAACCTGAAGAAATACACTCAGAAGTGGGCAAGacctgagcaggcatgcatgttaagttacttcagttatgtccaactctttgcgaccccatggactgcagcccaccaggctcttctgtccagggaattttccaggcaagaatactggagtggaatgccatttcttcctccaggggatctccctgagccagtgatcaaacccatgtcacttatgtctcttgcattggcaggtggattctttaccactagtgctacctgagaaCTGAGACGTTTCTACAAAACCAGAAAACAGGAACCACTGAACCAATCCAGACAGAAAAGTATGGCCAGGACTGAGTGTCCCACGGTCATTATTTTTGTCTCAGGATGGAGTGACCCACAGGTCTATTTCGTCCACTGTTctcctttcctggtggcacagcaTGGGGAAAGGCAGTATGTGAAGCTTTGGTTCCCCTTGTGGAAAGTGGGCACCTGGATATACTATCTCAACCAGACCACGAAACATTGTAGggagaaataatttctgaaaagaaaaccaaggcGTTGTTAGGAAGCGCTAGATATTATGCAGCCAGAGAGAGACTGTTGTCCTCTACACTCACCAGGGGACCAGCCTCTGACAAAGCCAGGGCAGTAAGGGGGACTTGGAATATAAACTTCCCTAATGTGTCTACATCCTGAGTCCAGCTGTGATGATGTCCTGTCCCCTGCACCCTCATGATGTTTCATTATCGTTTGGGCTGTGGGCTTGTGCTTgtcatgtgtgttcagtcatgtccaactctttgtggctccatgaactgtcgcccgccagggtcttctgtctatgggatttcccaggcaagaatactggagtgggttgccattgcctcctccagggatcttcctgac from Bos indicus x Bos taurus breed Angus x Brahman F1 hybrid chromosome 14, Bos_hybrid_MaternalHap_v2.0, whole genome shotgun sequence includes the following:
- the MOS gene encoding proto-oncogene serine/threonine-protein kinase mos — translated: MPSPLPRRPHLPGDLSPSSGDSRPCSSPCELLGRIPPRARRLRRRLAWCSIDWEQVCLLRRLGAGGFGSVYEATYHGVRVAVKQVSRCSKNPRASRRSFWAELNAARLCHANIVRVLAASTHPPPGFDSLGTVIMEFGGNITLHQVIYGPTGCPGDSGMQLGLERCLKYSLDVVSGLLFLHAQSIVHLDLKPANILISEQDVCKIGDFGCSARLDDLRSPRTPHHLGGTYTHRAPELLKGEPVTPKADIYSFAITLWQMSTREAPFSGERQHVLYAVVAYHLRPALRAPIFTDSVPRKTLAGIVQRCWAALAPERPSAELLLGDLHALKEELGGLETGSR